ATGTCGTGGGGATTGGCGCCAACTCCGTTGACTACGTGTACCGCCTGCCCGCCGCGCCACGCGCCGACAGCCCCACCGCCAAGTTGCGCATCAGCAGCCACTCGGTGTCGTGCGGCGGGCAGATGGCCACCGCATTGGCGGCCTGTGCCGGGCTCGGGCTCAGGACCGCCTACGTCGGCGCCGTCGGGACCGACGACAACGGCCGCCGCATCCGGCAGGAACTGCGCGGCCGCGGCATTGATCTGTCGCACCTGGTGACGCGCGAGGCGGCCAACCAGTTTGCCGTGATCACCGTCGATGAGCGCACGGGCGAGCGGGTCGTGCTGTGGGATCGCGACGATCGGCTGCTGCTGAAGCCGGACGAGGTCCCCGCGGCGCTGATCGCCTCGGCCCGGCTGGTCCACGTGGACGATGTGGATGAAGGCGCGGCGATTCGCGCGGCCAGCCTCGCGCGTGAGGCCGGGGTGCCGGCCACGAGCGACCTCGACCGCGTGACCGATCGCACGCCGGAACTGGTGGCCGCGGTCAGCATCCCGATTTTCGCCGAGCACGTGCTGCCGGCGATCACCGGCGAGGCCGACCACGAACGCGCCCTCTACAAGCTGCGCGAGACGCACACCGGCATCCTGTGCGTAACGCTCGGCCCGCGTGGGTCGATGCTGCTGGTTGGTGACGAACTCTGTTACGAGCCCGGGGTCGAGGTGGACGCCGTTGACACGACCGGCGCCGGCGATGTGTTCCGCGCGGGATTC
This genomic stretch from Vicinamibacterales bacterium harbors:
- a CDS encoding PfkB family carbohydrate kinase, with the protein product MGIGANSVDYVYRLPAAPRADSPTAKLRISSHSVSCGGQMATALAACAGLGLRTAYVGAVGTDDNGRRIRQELRGRGIDLSHLVTREAANQFAVITVDERTGERVVLWDRDDRLLLKPDEVPAALIASARLVHVDDVDEGAAIRAASLAREAGVPATSDLDRVTDRTPELVAAVSIPIFAEHVLPAITGEADHERALYKLRETHTGILCVTLGPRGSMLLVGDELCYEPGVEVDAVDTTGAGDVFRAGFIYALLNGESPHFILRFANAAAALSCTRPGALNSVPSLADVVAFMDGARALR